The following are encoded together in the Oreochromis aureus strain Israel breed Guangdong linkage group 18, ZZ_aureus, whole genome shotgun sequence genome:
- the LOC116331582 gene encoding rho GTPase-activating protein 12-like: MECGGETVSSGQGRPESPIYSNLQELKITQSTQPPLPSGSPLHVVGDWETHKDQNGRHFYYNRSTQERTWKPPRTRDNSTRNAQGESHSTGESSETTPLSLSPSFLPFLSLSIGRLQPLSSEDTCFSTYSSQSDSQYGSPPRGWSEEMDEYGHTLYVSDYTNEKWLKHVDDQGRPYYYSADGSRSEWELPKYNHSPPQPSGDAPKTRSLDRRNVEPIVLTKWRHSAYVQDPADKRLLKTRRFRSGSARPHPYKHQDAPLGLKPPSPDSDSCPSSPKPPASPSEKCGVLNVTKITENGKKVRKNWTSSWTVLQGSTLLFAKGQGGGTSWFGGGQSKPEFTVDLKGGSVDWASKDKSSKKHVIELKTRQGTDLLIQSENDSIANEWFKALQDTISNHASESDDPIEADMPESPGAEKHDKEKDRRDSKKVKAMKPSTSMDSSEHKKTRSKLKKLLTGRPTLQTVKDKGYIKDQVFGCALSSLCQRENTTVPNFVKMCIDNVENNGLSVDGLYRVSGNLAVIQKLRFAVNHDEKVNLSDGKWEDIHVTTGALKMFFRELPEPLFTYNLFHDFVSAIKISDHKHRVQSIKELVRQLPKPNHDTMQALFKHLRKVIDYGEENRMTTQSVAIVFGPTLLRPETETWNMAVHMVYQNQIVELILLEYESIFGR, encoded by the exons ATGGAGTGTGGGGGTGAG ACTGTGTCTTCTGGCCAGGGCCGCCCCGAGTCACCCATCTACAGCAACCTCCAGGAACTGAAGATAACCCAGTCTACCCAGCCCCCTCTGCCCTCTGGCTCCCCGCTCCATGTGGTTGGAGACTGGGAGACCCATAAGGACCAGAATGGTAGACACTTCTACTACAATCGCTCCACCCAGGAGAGGACCTGGAAGCCGCCTCGAACCAGGGACAATAGCACCAGGAACGCGCAGGGAGAGAGCCACAGCACCGGAGAGAGCTCAGAG ACCAcccctctctcgctctcgccGTCTTTCCTCCCCTTTCTCTCGCTTTCTATTGGTCGACTGCAGCCTCTGTCATCGGAGGACACCTGCTTCAGTACCTACTCTAGCCAGTCAGACAGCCAGTATGGCTCGCCGCCACGCGGTTGGTCGGAGGAGATGGACGAGTACGGCCACACGCTGTACGTCAGCGACTATACTAACGAGAAG TGGTTAAAGCACGTTGATGACCAGGGAAGACCTTATTACTACAGTGCAGACGGCTCCAGGTCAGAATGGGAGCTGCCAAAG TACAACCACTCCCCTCCCCAACCCTCTGGGGATGCTCCAAAGACCCGCAGTCTAGACAGAAGAAACGTGGAGCCCATCGTCCTGACCAAGTGGAGACATAGCGCCTACGTCCAGGACCCAGCCGACAAG CGGCTGTTAAAAACCAGGCGTTTCCGATCAGGCTCTGCACGCCCACATCCATACAAACACCAA GACGCTCCTTTGGGTCTCAAGCCCCCCTCTCCTGACTCTGACTCCTGCCCTTCGTCTCCCAAGCCCCCTGCCTCT CCATCTGAAAAATGTGGAGTTCTGAATGTGACAAAGATCACTGAAAATGGCAAGAAAGTGCG AAAGAACTGGACTTCTTCCTGGACCGTCCTCCAAGGTTCAACGCTCCTGTTTGCCAAAGGACAGGGAGGTGGAACTAGCTGG TTTGGAGGCGGTCAGTCGAAACCAGAGTTCACAGTGGATCTGAAGGGCGGCTCAGTGGACTGGGCTTCCAAAGACAAGTCCAGCAAGAAGCACGTTATAGAG CTGAAGACTCGTCAGGGCACAGACCTGCTGATCCAGTCAGAAAACGACAGCATCGCCAACGAATGGTTCAAGGCGCTGCAGGACACCATCAGCAACCAT GCCAGTGAGTCTGATGACCCCATAGAGGCGGACATGCCCGAGTCGCCTGGTGCAGAGAAACATGACAAAGAGAAAGACCGCAGAGACTCCAAGAAAGTCAAAG CCATGAAGCCCTCAACCAGCATGGACTCCTCCGAGCACAAGAAGACCAGGAGCAAGCTGAAGAAGCTCCTGACCGGCCGTCCCACCCTTCAGACCGTCAAGGATAAGGGATACATTAAAG ATCAGGTGTTTGGCTGTGCTCTTTCCAGTTTGTGTCAAAGGGAGAACACCACGGTGCCAAACTTTGTCAAAATGTGCATTGACAATGTGGAGAACAACG GTCTGTCGGTAGACGGGCTCTACAGAGTTAGCGGGAACCTGGCAGTCATACAGAAACTCCGCTTTGCTGTCAATCACG ATGAGAAGGTGAATCTGTCAGACGGGAAGTGGGAGGACATCCACGTGACCACAGGAGCCCTGAAGATGTTCTTCAGAGAGCTGCCGGAGCCACTCTTCACCTACAATCTCTTCCACGACTTTGTCAGCGCCATCA AAATATCTGACCACAAGCATCGAGTTCAATCGATCAAAGAGCTGGTCAGACAGCTGCCCAAACCCAACCACGACACCATGCAGGCTCTCTTCAAACACCTCAGGAA AGTGATTGACTACGGCGAGGAGAACCGTATGACGACCCAGAGCGTCGCCATCGTATTCGGCCCCACGCTGCTGCGGCCTGAAACGGAGACGTGGAACATGGCGGTCCACATGGTCTATCAGAACCAGATTGTAGAGCTTATACTGCTAGAGTACGAGAGCATTTTTGGCAGGTAG